One Chitinophaga sp. H8 DNA window includes the following coding sequences:
- a CDS encoding LutC/YkgG family protein, producing MKISPAKENILKKVRNALSQPVQLPFPNSEGNTSVFKPDSDGLELKFAEEFAKLQGKFIFCAGRAELVENLRALSEHKEWKNVYCKTTEVLTVLQPFPLSFLNQGDMHSADAAITDCEYLIARTGTIVLSAAQQSGRALPVYTPIHIVIAYPHQLVFDLKDGISKLKDKYGNELPSAISFASGPSRTADIEKTLVVGIHGPKEVYVFLVDE from the coding sequence ATGAAGATTTCTCCTGCTAAGGAAAATATTCTGAAAAAAGTACGGAATGCATTAAGTCAGCCGGTACAGTTGCCTTTCCCTAATTCGGAAGGCAACACTTCCGTTTTCAAACCGGATAGCGACGGGCTGGAGTTAAAGTTTGCGGAGGAGTTTGCCAAATTACAGGGGAAGTTTATCTTTTGTGCCGGCCGTGCAGAACTGGTAGAAAATCTGAGAGCATTGAGTGAGCATAAAGAATGGAAGAATGTGTATTGTAAAACCACGGAAGTATTGACCGTGTTGCAACCATTCCCACTTTCTTTCCTGAATCAGGGAGATATGCACAGTGCAGATGCCGCGATTACAGATTGTGAATACCTGATTGCCCGTACCGGTACAATTGTATTGAGTGCAGCCCAGCAAAGCGGCAGAGCACTTCCGGTATACACACCTATTCATATCGTCATCGCCTATCCGCATCAGTTGGTATTTGACCTGAAAGATGGTATCAGCAAACTGAAGGATAAATACGGTAATGAGCTGCCATCAGCGATTTCATTTGCTTCCGGTCCCAGCCGTACTGCCGACATTGAAAAAACACTGGTAGTAGGTATACATGGACCTAAAGAAGTGTATGTATTCCTGGTAGATGAATAA
- the recO gene encoding DNA repair protein RecO, with protein sequence MLHKTRGIVLRTVKYGDTSAIVSIFTELFGIQSYMVNGVRSSKPKAAKGNLLQPGNIMELVVYHQEGKNLQRISEFKLGYVYSAMQFNVVKNTVAIYLIELLQKCLKEPEQHPELYYFAEYVLQVLDRSEMAVVANLPLYFTLKVAEKMGFRLNGSFSEHTPFLDLQEGTFTDLPPHHTYFLDEVNSEITHRLFQSQDLAQLAAITMNKDRRRKLLYAYLDFFRLHMPEFTELHSPPILHEILDV encoded by the coding sequence ATGTTACATAAAACAAGAGGTATTGTACTGCGCACCGTAAAATATGGTGATACCAGCGCTATTGTAAGCATCTTTACAGAGCTGTTTGGTATACAGTCTTACATGGTCAATGGGGTACGGTCCAGTAAACCCAAAGCGGCAAAAGGTAATTTGCTGCAACCAGGCAATATTATGGAACTGGTGGTATATCATCAGGAAGGCAAAAACCTGCAAAGGATCTCAGAGTTTAAACTGGGATACGTGTATAGCGCCATGCAGTTTAATGTGGTAAAAAACACCGTGGCCATTTACCTGATTGAGCTGCTGCAAAAATGCCTGAAAGAACCGGAACAACATCCCGAACTCTATTATTTTGCCGAATATGTGCTGCAGGTGCTGGATCGTTCTGAAATGGCTGTGGTAGCTAATCTACCCTTGTACTTCACATTAAAGGTGGCAGAAAAAATGGGGTTCCGGCTCAATGGAAGCTTCTCAGAGCATACTCCTTTCCTCGATCTGCAGGAAGGTACCTTTACCGACCTGCCGCCTCATCATACGTATTTTCTGGATGAGGTAAACAGTGAGATCACCCACCGCTTATTTCAATCGCAGGATCTGGCGCAGCTGGCTGCTATCACCATGAATAAAGACCGCAGAAGAAAACTCCTATATGCTTACCTGGATTTCTTCAGGCTGCATATGCCGGAATTTACCGAGCTGCATTCTCCGCCTATTTTACATGAGATACTGGATGTCTGA
- a CDS encoding IS1595 family transposase, with product MKNKYLKGAHLSERKFKEILKLFADDLTATQIASISGVSRVTINSYLKKIRQQIARSCEEGNPGISQVTAQLPEEDLSESVYDQDTLVAVKPEVGKIIKPVIFGIYKQEERVHTEILPDVSRSMVHAVVRGRSGLETLGAVERIRLFRGLVDLGQYRLYRLENGGTEKADTDDVDAFWALTRHRLAKFKGLNRNTAYLHLKECEFRYNSRHEDLYAGMLNLLKTYPLTLA from the coding sequence ATGAAAAACAAATACTTAAAAGGAGCTCATTTATCTGAGCGAAAGTTTAAGGAGATCCTCAAGCTATTTGCCGATGATCTCACCGCCACTCAAATTGCCAGTATCAGCGGAGTGAGCCGGGTAACCATTAATAGTTATCTGAAAAAGATACGCCAGCAGATTGCGCGTTCCTGCGAGGAAGGTAATCCGGGCATCAGTCAGGTTACTGCGCAGTTGCCGGAGGAGGATTTATCTGAAAGCGTGTATGATCAGGATACGCTGGTAGCAGTAAAGCCCGAAGTAGGGAAGATTATAAAGCCGGTTATTTTCGGAATTTATAAGCAGGAAGAGCGGGTACATACGGAGATATTGCCGGATGTGAGCCGTTCTATGGTACATGCCGTAGTAAGGGGGCGTTCAGGGCTGGAAACCCTGGGAGCTGTGGAAAGGATCCGTTTATTCCGCGGGTTGGTGGATCTGGGTCAGTATCGTTTATACCGTTTGGAAAATGGTGGCACAGAAAAGGCCGATACAGACGATGTGGATGCATTCTGGGCACTTACCCGTCACAGGCTGGCTAAGTTCAAAGGATTGAACCGTAATACCGCCTATCTGCATTTAAAGGAATGTGAGTTCCGCTATAACAGCCGGCATGAGGATTTGTATGCCGGGATGTTGAATTTATTAAAAACTTACCCGCTTACGTTAGCCTGA
- the rsfS gene encoding ribosome silencing factor — protein MAPLTVLNTRKKAETRLTRESEIFTTIIKAIQEKKGEKIVSLDLRHIPEAVADFFIICEANSNTQVRAIADFVVEEVQKHTGEDPYKHEGFTAQQWILVDYVNVVVHIFQPEPREFYSLEEMWSDADRMDHHDN, from the coding sequence TTGGCACCCTTAACCGTTCTGAATACGCGAAAGAAAGCGGAAACGCGCTTAACAAGAGAAAGTGAGATTTTTACTACCATCATAAAGGCCATACAGGAAAAGAAAGGCGAAAAAATTGTTTCCCTGGATCTTCGTCATATTCCTGAAGCAGTGGCTGATTTCTTTATCATTTGTGAAGCAAATTCCAATACACAGGTAAGAGCCATTGCTGATTTTGTGGTAGAGGAAGTACAAAAGCATACCGGAGAGGACCCTTACAAACATGAGGGTTTTACTGCACAACAATGGATTCTGGTGGATTACGTAAATGTGGTAGTGCATATTTTCCAACCCGAACCCCGTGAATTCTACAGTCTTGAAGAAATGTGGAGCGATGCAGACCGGATGGATCATCACGATAACTGA
- a CDS encoding two-component regulator propeller domain-containing protein produces MRLIAGFLLFSLLLLCSLQNVAQQVPIGHWRNHLPCLPARAVATGEGKVFCASAYSLFSVEEEEHAITRYDKTGGMHDMGISAIGFDEASRTLLVAYQNSNLDLLLDGRIYNLPDILRKPVSGDKTIYSITCYNRFAYLCTGIGIIVVNLDKREIADTWNPDNNGNMAPVTSFTSYDGYFYAATAQGVKKGAIQGANLANYQNWIPVTAGLPAGAVEQVFQLDKQLLCRQGNHLWIWQNNQWQPWYTDSWHLTGATVSENTLLLCEKQLSSGAARVLQITPEASIYQTLQHAQITAPVQATVQGDNIWVADSLHGLILFSGNTYENLTPNAPRSIATGDMLFANNTLWVTAGGVNDQWQPTGNKNGYYRFEKEEWQNYNYLQYPYLDTVPDLITLAADPVKGDIYMGAFGGGLLAWTPDGGHTLFKQQVLPPAQDNPQAYRISGLAADAAGNIWMTSYGAQRELLVKKTDQSWQSFFIPFFHMGNAVSQVLTDDYNQVWIVSPNGNGLFVLNYGSDIQHTADDNWLQLRVGATQGNLPDDNVNCLAKDKDGYIWVGTNRGIGIFQCAQNLFNAGSCAAYLPVVKQDDFAGFLFQNEQVNAITVDGANRKWIATRNGVWLISPDGQQVILHFNTANSPLPDNIVHKIAVDPLSGEVFFATGKGLVSYRGTATEGSNTPSDSVLVFPNPVPPGYSGTIAIRGVVQNAIVKITDISGKLIYQTRAAGGQAVWNGLDYTGRRPQSGVYLVFATNDTGQEKLVTKLVFIH; encoded by the coding sequence ATGCGCCTCATTGCCGGCTTCCTGCTATTTTCCCTGTTACTGCTTTGCTCCCTTCAAAATGTGGCGCAACAAGTACCCATTGGGCATTGGCGTAATCACTTACCCTGTCTGCCCGCCAGAGCCGTGGCAACCGGCGAGGGTAAAGTATTTTGTGCCAGCGCCTACAGCCTGTTTTCCGTAGAGGAAGAAGAGCATGCCATTACCCGGTACGACAAAACGGGCGGTATGCATGATATGGGAATCAGCGCCATCGGTTTCGACGAAGCCTCCCGGACGCTCCTGGTGGCTTACCAAAACAGCAACCTGGACCTGCTCCTGGATGGCCGCATATACAACCTGCCTGATATCCTCCGCAAACCCGTTTCCGGCGATAAAACGATCTACAGCATTACCTGCTACAACCGTTTTGCCTATCTCTGTACCGGTATCGGGATCATCGTGGTAAACCTGGATAAACGGGAAATAGCGGATACCTGGAACCCGGACAACAACGGAAATATGGCCCCGGTAACTTCCTTCACTTCCTATGACGGCTACTTTTATGCGGCTACCGCCCAAGGAGTTAAAAAAGGAGCTATTCAGGGCGCCAATCTGGCCAACTACCAAAACTGGATCCCCGTTACAGCCGGACTTCCGGCCGGTGCTGTGGAACAGGTGTTTCAACTGGATAAACAACTCCTGTGCCGCCAGGGTAATCACCTCTGGATCTGGCAAAATAATCAATGGCAGCCCTGGTACACGGATAGCTGGCATCTGACCGGCGCAACCGTTTCAGAGAATACACTGCTCCTCTGCGAAAAACAGTTGTCCTCCGGAGCGGCACGTGTGCTGCAAATAACACCGGAGGCCAGCATTTACCAAACCCTGCAGCATGCACAAATTACGGCTCCTGTACAGGCTACTGTGCAAGGCGATAACATCTGGGTGGCCGACTCACTCCACGGACTGATACTATTCAGCGGCAATACCTACGAAAATCTTACGCCCAATGCACCCCGGAGTATTGCTACCGGCGATATGCTGTTTGCCAATAATACCCTATGGGTAACTGCAGGCGGTGTCAATGACCAATGGCAACCTACCGGCAATAAAAACGGATATTACCGCTTTGAAAAAGAAGAATGGCAGAACTACAATTACCTGCAATATCCGTATCTGGATACTGTACCCGACCTGATCACACTCGCCGCCGATCCTGTCAAAGGAGACATATACATGGGCGCTTTCGGTGGTGGCCTGTTAGCATGGACACCCGATGGTGGTCATACACTTTTTAAACAGCAGGTATTACCCCCTGCGCAAGACAATCCGCAGGCTTACCGTATCAGCGGGCTGGCAGCTGACGCGGCAGGTAATATCTGGATGACTTCCTACGGAGCCCAGCGGGAACTCCTCGTGAAAAAAACAGACCAGTCCTGGCAATCTTTCTTCATCCCGTTTTTTCATATGGGCAATGCCGTTAGTCAGGTATTAACGGATGACTATAACCAGGTATGGATCGTATCTCCTAACGGGAATGGCTTGTTTGTACTGAACTATGGCAGCGATATACAGCACACTGCAGACGACAACTGGCTGCAGCTGCGCGTTGGTGCTACGCAAGGCAATTTACCGGACGATAATGTCAACTGCCTGGCCAAAGATAAAGATGGATATATATGGGTGGGTACCAACAGAGGTATCGGCATCTTTCAATGCGCACAAAACCTCTTCAATGCAGGCAGTTGCGCGGCCTATCTGCCGGTAGTAAAACAAGATGATTTTGCTGGTTTTTTATTTCAGAACGAACAGGTAAATGCCATCACTGTAGATGGGGCCAACCGCAAATGGATAGCTACCCGCAACGGCGTGTGGCTCATCAGCCCGGATGGACAACAGGTAATCCTTCATTTTAATACGGCCAACAGTCCATTGCCGGATAACATCGTTCACAAAATAGCCGTTGATCCGCTAAGTGGAGAAGTATTCTTTGCTACCGGTAAAGGACTGGTTTCCTACCGGGGCACTGCTACAGAAGGCTCCAATACCCCGTCTGATAGTGTACTCGTATTTCCTAACCCGGTTCCTCCGGGATATAGCGGTACCATCGCTATCAGGGGAGTGGTACAAAATGCTATAGTTAAAATTACCGACATCAGTGGTAAACTCATCTATCAAACCCGCGCAGCAGGAGGGCAGGCCGTCTGGAATGGATTGGATTATACCGGCCGCCGCCCGCAAAGTGGTGTATATCTCGTATTTGCCACCAACGACACCGGCCAGGAAAAACTGGTTACCAAACTCGTATTCATCCATTAG
- a CDS encoding efflux RND transporter permease subunit has translation MWQRLAGFVLKYRLPLLIVLLASTGVMAYFASKVQMSYDYVASIPRDNPKFLQYQQFKKQFGEDGNMIVLGVQHDKFFEAGFFADYVQLNKDLKKITAVENILSVPLAINLVKNDSTKKLTAVQLFNGDLSQQATIDSLAGVFHSLPFYKGLLYNPETNAYLMAIYVNRDVFNSAKRTQVADEIMKLADAFGKKHQTEVRLSGLPLIRTIMATKVADELKLFLKISFVLTALILFMFFRSFGSVMMSMVVVAIGVIWSVATIVLMGYKITLLTGLIPPLIVVIGIPNCVYFLNKYHTEYAKHNNKTKALIRMIQRMGIVTLFTNITAAIGFGVFCFTNSAILKEFGVVAGLNIMFIFVISFIFLPAVLSYLPPPKTKHTSYLDNRMFRAVLSFLDTMVFKYRPAIYIVTILVVGAAIVGMLRLKSVGYMLDDVPKTDKLYTDLKFFERNFKGVMPLEIAVDTKKKNGVISLQTLNKLDELTKLVGAQPDFARPLSVVEGIKFAKQAYYNGDSTNYSVPNQFDIGFLAPYLRMKGGEAAGGGTSTFTKLVSSFMDSTRQIARISVNMADVGSEKLPRLMDSLRPQVNAIFDTAHYHVTFTGTSIIFQEGTRFIINGLTESILLAFVLIMFCMLYLFRSWRMLIISLIPNIIPLVVTAGVMGWANIAIKPSTVLVFSVALGIAIDVTIRFLVNFKQELPHHDLDISATVKQTIHETGLSIIYTSMILFAGFMIFSFSEFGGTKALGWLTSLTLVMAMITNLTILPALLLWMEKALLKKAKKKELWKPLDDEEDMELSQIGVDDKE, from the coding sequence ATGTGGCAACGCTTAGCAGGTTTTGTGTTAAAATACCGGTTACCGCTTCTCATTGTATTGCTGGCCAGTACGGGTGTTATGGCATACTTTGCCAGTAAGGTGCAGATGTCTTATGATTATGTAGCTTCTATCCCCAGGGATAATCCTAAATTCCTTCAGTATCAGCAGTTTAAGAAGCAGTTTGGCGAAGATGGGAATATGATCGTGTTGGGAGTACAGCACGATAAGTTTTTTGAAGCCGGTTTTTTCGCAGACTATGTACAACTGAATAAGGATCTTAAAAAGATAACAGCAGTAGAAAATATACTAAGTGTACCGTTAGCCATTAATCTGGTAAAGAACGACAGCACTAAAAAGCTGACAGCCGTACAGTTGTTTAACGGGGATTTGAGTCAGCAGGCAACGATCGACAGTTTGGCGGGGGTATTCCATTCGCTGCCATTTTATAAGGGGCTTTTATACAATCCGGAAACCAATGCCTACCTGATGGCTATTTATGTGAACCGGGATGTATTTAATTCCGCGAAGCGTACCCAGGTAGCAGATGAGATCATGAAGCTGGCCGATGCTTTTGGAAAGAAGCATCAAACGGAGGTACGGTTGAGCGGATTGCCTTTGATACGTACTATCATGGCCACGAAGGTAGCCGATGAGTTGAAATTGTTCCTGAAGATCTCCTTTGTGCTAACGGCGCTGATCCTCTTTATGTTCTTCCGCTCCTTTGGGTCTGTGATGATGTCGATGGTAGTGGTAGCCATAGGCGTAATATGGTCGGTAGCTACCATTGTGTTAATGGGATACAAAATCACCTTGCTGACCGGTTTGATCCCGCCATTGATTGTGGTGATCGGCATTCCCAACTGCGTATACTTTCTGAACAAGTACCATACGGAGTATGCCAAGCATAACAATAAAACGAAGGCGCTGATACGTATGATCCAGCGGATGGGCATTGTGACCCTTTTCACCAATATTACCGCCGCCATTGGCTTTGGTGTATTTTGTTTTACCAATAGTGCCATCTTAAAAGAATTTGGGGTAGTAGCCGGGTTGAACATCATGTTCATCTTTGTGATCTCCTTTATTTTCCTGCCAGCAGTATTAAGTTATCTGCCACCCCCTAAAACCAAGCATACCAGTTACCTGGATAACCGGATGTTCCGTGCAGTGCTCAGCTTCCTGGATACCATGGTATTCAAATATCGCCCTGCGATCTACATTGTAACGATATTGGTGGTGGGAGCAGCTATAGTAGGGATGTTGCGGTTGAAGTCAGTAGGTTATATGCTGGATGACGTGCCTAAAACGGATAAGCTGTATACCGATCTGAAGTTTTTTGAGCGGAATTTTAAGGGCGTGATGCCGTTGGAAATAGCGGTAGACACCAAAAAGAAGAACGGGGTGATCAGTTTGCAAACCCTGAATAAGCTGGATGAGCTGACTAAGCTGGTAGGTGCGCAGCCGGATTTTGCGCGGCCATTGTCGGTAGTAGAAGGGATTAAATTTGCAAAGCAGGCTTATTATAACGGAGACAGTACCAACTACAGCGTACCCAATCAGTTTGACATAGGTTTTCTGGCCCCTTATCTGCGCATGAAAGGTGGAGAAGCAGCAGGTGGAGGTACCTCTACCTTTACCAAGCTGGTATCTTCTTTTATGGATAGTACCCGGCAGATAGCGCGTATCAGTGTGAATATGGCGGATGTAGGCTCTGAAAAGCTGCCCCGGTTAATGGACTCCTTACGCCCGCAGGTAAATGCCATTTTTGACACTGCGCACTATCATGTCACCTTTACCGGTACCAGTATTATCTTCCAGGAAGGGACCCGGTTTATTATCAATGGCCTTACTGAGAGTATCTTACTGGCCTTTGTGCTGATCATGTTCTGTATGTTGTACCTGTTCCGTTCATGGCGGATGCTGATCATTTCCCTGATTCCGAATATCATTCCGCTGGTGGTAACTGCCGGGGTGATGGGATGGGCCAATATTGCCATCAAACCTTCTACTGTATTGGTATTTAGTGTAGCGTTGGGGATAGCAATTGATGTAACGATCCGGTTTCTGGTCAACTTTAAGCAGGAGCTTCCGCATCATGACCTGGATATATCTGCTACCGTTAAACAAACCATTCACGAAACAGGATTAAGTATAATTTATACTTCCATGATTCTGTTTGCCGGGTTTATGATATTTAGTTTTTCAGAGTTTGGAGGTACCAAAGCATTGGGGTGGTTAACCTCCCTGACGCTGGTGATGGCGATGATTACCAACCTCACCATTTTGCCGGCGTTGTTGTTGTGGATGGAAAAAGCCTTGTTAAAGAAGGCAAAGAAGAAGGAATTGTGGAAACCACTGGATGATGAAGAGGATATGGAGTTATCTCAAATTGGGGTGGATGATAAGGAATAA
- the ftsH gene encoding ATP-dependent zinc metalloprotease FtsH translates to MERANNNKGSDKSPKKGPKFNIYWVYAFIGIALLAMNFFDFRTQTKEISFQEFQVDYLKPGDVDKLEVINKKYVEVYIKQDRLNEPKFDKVAKGRFGAVNPGPHYQFTIGSEESFKADMDKAQAGVPAENQVKVLYRDRTSWLEPVFQLLLPIVLIIGLWVLLMRKMGGPAGGSGGPGGIFNIGKSKATLFDKGTRVNITFNDVAGLEEAKVEVMEIVDFLKNPKKYTALGGKIPKGALLVGPPGTGKTLLAKAMAGEAQVPFFSLSGSDFVELFVGVGASRVRDLFKQAREKAPCIIFIDEIDAIGRARGKNMMMSNDERENTLNQLLVEMDGFGTDSGIIILAATNRPDVLDSALLRPGRFDRQISIDKPDLAGRESIFEVHLKPIKTSPNLDIKKLASMTPGFAGADIANVCNEAALIAARKGKNQVEMDDFNDAVDRVIGGLEKKNKIISPEEKEVIAYHEAGHAICGWHLEHANPLVKVTIVPRGVAALGYAQYLPKEQYLYNTEQLMDDICMTLGGRAVEDIVFGKVSTGAQNDLQVITRMAYAMVTVYGMNEKVGNVSFYDPNNDQSFTKPYSEETAKLIDEEVRILIDKAYIRTKNLLTEKLDQVKILAQELLQKEVLYQADLERLIGKRPFDVHREHHLNKEGMTTDGVHPSDIINPSPSPANA, encoded by the coding sequence ATGGAAAGAGCCAACAATAACAAAGGTTCGGACAAATCGCCTAAAAAGGGACCAAAGTTCAATATCTACTGGGTATATGCCTTTATAGGTATTGCCTTGCTGGCTATGAACTTTTTTGATTTTCGTACCCAGACAAAAGAAATCAGTTTTCAGGAGTTTCAAGTGGATTACCTGAAACCAGGTGATGTAGACAAGCTGGAGGTAATAAACAAGAAATACGTTGAAGTTTACATAAAACAGGACCGGCTTAACGAACCCAAATTTGATAAAGTAGCCAAAGGGCGTTTTGGGGCAGTAAATCCTGGCCCTCATTATCAGTTTACCATAGGTAGCGAAGAGAGCTTTAAAGCCGATATGGACAAGGCGCAGGCTGGTGTTCCGGCAGAGAACCAGGTAAAGGTGCTTTACAGGGACCGTACCAGCTGGTTGGAGCCTGTGTTCCAGTTGCTGTTGCCGATCGTATTGATTATTGGTTTGTGGGTATTGCTGATGCGTAAAATGGGTGGCCCTGCCGGTGGTAGTGGTGGCCCTGGTGGTATCTTCAATATCGGCAAATCCAAAGCTACGCTGTTTGATAAAGGCACCCGTGTTAACATTACGTTCAACGATGTGGCCGGCCTGGAAGAAGCCAAGGTAGAGGTAATGGAAATTGTAGACTTCCTGAAAAATCCCAAGAAGTATACTGCCCTGGGCGGTAAGATTCCTAAGGGTGCATTGCTGGTAGGCCCTCCGGGTACTGGTAAAACCCTGCTGGCGAAAGCGATGGCAGGAGAAGCACAGGTACCTTTCTTCTCCCTTTCCGGTTCTGACTTTGTGGAACTGTTTGTAGGGGTGGGTGCCAGCCGTGTGCGCGACTTGTTTAAGCAAGCCCGTGAAAAAGCACCTTGTATCATTTTTATCGATGAAATTGATGCCATTGGCCGTGCCAGGGGCAAGAATATGATGATGAGCAACGATGAGCGTGAAAATACGCTGAACCAGTTGCTGGTGGAAATGGATGGTTTTGGAACAGACAGCGGTATTATTATCCTGGCTGCCACTAACCGCCCTGATGTACTGGACAGTGCGTTGCTGCGTCCGGGACGTTTTGACCGTCAGATCTCTATTGACAAACCGGATCTGGCTGGCAGGGAATCTATCTTTGAAGTACACCTGAAACCCATTAAAACATCCCCTAACCTGGATATCAAAAAGCTGGCTTCTATGACGCCGGGTTTTGCCGGAGCAGATATCGCCAACGTATGTAACGAAGCTGCCCTGATTGCTGCCCGTAAGGGTAAAAACCAGGTGGAAATGGATGATTTTAATGATGCGGTAGACCGTGTAATCGGTGGGCTGGAAAAGAAAAACAAGATCATCTCTCCGGAAGAAAAAGAAGTGATTGCTTACCACGAAGCGGGCCATGCTATCTGCGGATGGCACCTGGAACATGCTAATCCACTGGTGAAGGTAACTATTGTACCTCGTGGTGTGGCTGCCCTGGGTTATGCGCAATACCTGCCTAAGGAACAATACCTGTACAATACAGAACAGCTGATGGATGATATCTGTATGACCCTGGGCGGCCGTGCAGTAGAAGACATCGTATTTGGTAAGGTATCCACCGGTGCACAAAATGACCTGCAGGTAATTACCCGTATGGCATATGCTATGGTAACGGTATATGGTATGAATGAAAAAGTAGGAAATGTTTCCTTCTATGATCCTAACAATGATCAGTCATTTACCAAACCTTACTCTGAAGAAACTGCGAAATTGATTGATGAGGAAGTACGTATCCTGATTGATAAAGCATATATCAGAACTAAGAATCTGCTGACAGAAAAACTGGACCAGGTAAAAATCCTGGCGCAGGAACTGCTGCAAAAAGAAGTGCTGTACCAGGCAGATCTGGAAAGACTGATCGGTAAGCGTCCATTTGATGTGCACAGAGAACATCACCTGAATAAAGAAGGTATGACTACTGATGGTGTACACCCGTCAGATATCATCAACCCTTCTCCTTCACCTGCTAATGCGTAA
- a CDS encoding UDP-2,3-diacylglucosamine diphosphatase, whose amino-acid sequence MDIQLPANKKVYFASDFHLGAPDAAASRKREQLIVKWLDEVAKDAQHIFLVGDIFDFWFEYKHVIPKGYIRILGKLAELKDKGIGISVFIGNHDMWMNGYFEEELDIPVYYEPQTYQIGSARFYIGHGDGLGPGDHGYKFLKKVFRNPFCRWLFSALHPAWGISLANYFSRKSRAATGQELEKFLGEENEWLAIYSKEILQKEHFDYFIFGHRHLPLEIALGNNSRYINLGDWLNYYSYGVFDGQQMALKYYDGAPASTPAQ is encoded by the coding sequence ATGGATATTCAGCTTCCTGCCAATAAGAAAGTATATTTCGCTTCAGATTTTCACCTGGGTGCGCCGGATGCTGCTGCCAGCAGGAAAAGGGAACAGCTGATTGTGAAGTGGCTGGATGAAGTGGCAAAAGATGCGCAGCATATCTTTCTGGTGGGCGATATTTTTGACTTCTGGTTTGAATACAAGCACGTGATCCCGAAAGGTTATATCCGTATTCTCGGAAAACTGGCTGAGCTGAAAGATAAGGGGATTGGCATTTCTGTATTTATCGGTAACCATGACATGTGGATGAATGGTTATTTTGAAGAAGAGCTGGATATCCCGGTATATTATGAACCGCAAACTTATCAGATAGGCAGCGCCAGATTTTATATCGGACATGGAGATGGACTGGGCCCCGGAGATCATGGTTATAAGTTCTTGAAAAAAGTATTCCGTAATCCCTTTTGCCGCTGGTTATTTTCGGCTTTGCATCCCGCCTGGGGTATTTCCCTGGCCAATTACTTCAGCCGTAAAAGCAGGGCTGCTACGGGGCAGGAATTGGAAAAGTTCCTGGGCGAAGAAAATGAATGGTTAGCCATTTACAGCAAAGAGATTTTGCAAAAGGAACATTTTGATTATTTCATTTTCGGGCACCGGCATCTGCCTTTGGAAATAGCACTGGGTAATAACAGCCGTTATATTAATCTGGGAGATTGGCTGAACTATTACTCCTATGGTGTATTTGATGGTCAGCAAATGGCCCTGAAATATTATGATGGTGCGCCCGCATCCACTCCTGCTCAATAA